The stretch of DNA ttatgctcacatcagataaggggatgaaactctaaaagtactgaacttcttagctggtaaaacatctatgtgttgaatcacccaataataaaatgtgacatttcagtagttttgtctcatatttatcttttaatcatatttgtaaatgtcttgactccacagccaacagagcaattttgtctttactgttccaatacttttggagggcactgtatattcGGTTGGTTCTTTGGTGCATtccattacatttacatataataatacataatatattttattcttagCTGCTgactaattaatttactttCTGATGAAAGTTGAAgattcatttattattactgttatagttattattattattacatttattacatgtattaatatcattattatgattattattcattgctgctgctgttgttcaGGCAGCTAGTTAGAAATGAAACTTTGTAGATATTTGGCCTCTAAAGGATATGGAAAACCATAAGGAAAATGGAAAAAATCTGATCTGCACAAatctgcaatttaaaataaataaataaataataaactcaACCTATTTTTGTGGCAGATGGGTTTGTATAGCTTCTACTCTCCTAAGAAAggcaattaattattaatatttattgaaaaatatataggctacttattattattaagtgtgtgtatgtgtctgtattacgtatatgttttttttctttccagtcAACGTGCTGGGTTTGACGCGACAACAGACCACACAACAGAACAAGGAAGAAGCACAATTCACAACCGATTCATACAGGTAAGTAAAACatcacaaaataactacaaaagtAAATTGTGAAAATCTAAAATGATACAATATACTTTATTTCCACAGATTTCCATCACTAAAATGATGAACATTTCCTGCAAAAGTATCTACATGGTGCTAAACAGCACAGAGAAGATGGCCATTGGCACAATCTGTCTGATGATCGCACCTCTCAGCCTCCTGGTCAATGTGCTCGTTCTGGTTGTCATAGCTTGCTCTAGGAACCTGCGGCGACATCCATCGTACCTGTTTATGGGCAGCTTGGCATTGGCTGACACTATTGCTTGCTGCTGTTTCACCATCAACTTTCTGGATTTCCACCTTTCTAAATCGGATGACTCGTTTCAGAAAACAGAGTATCTGCTTAAGCTGGGTGGCGTGACCATGGCATTTACAGGATCGGTTGGAAGTCTGCTTGTGATGGCAGCTGACCGCTATCACGCCATCTACAAGGCTTCCACCTACAAGGTGCTGCTGACACGTAAAAGAGCCTTGGTAGGTATTGTGACATTATGGGTCGTGGCTGCCCTCATTTCCTTCCTTCCTCTGATGGGCTGGAGTTGTCAGACTTGTCTATCATGCTCCCATCTGTTTCCGTATGTGGACCGTTACTACCTGGCATTCTTTACCAGTCTTGTGTTGGTGGTGATCGTCCTCATACTGGTAGCCTATGCTCTGATAGTGTGGTTGGCCCACAAACACGAAGCCAACATGTCCGCTGAACATCCAGAAGTAGCACGTATGCGTGTGGACATCCATTTGGCAAAGACATTTGGATGTGTTATCTTGATTCTGTTAGTGTGTTGGCTGCCTGTCCTTTCCTTCATGATGACCGATGTAGTTACGACAGAGCTTTCAAACCCACAAAAAAGGGCATTTGCCTTCTGCAGTACACTATGTCTTCTGAACTCAGGTATCAACCCATTGCTATACACCCTGCGCTGTCGTGAGCTACGTGTAGTGCTTAAATCATTGGTACATGGTTTGAGGAGATGCTAGGGTTGTAGTTCACAGCTAGTGACTAACCTAAAGTGTGGCATTTAATGACATCTAGATAATGAACAGCAGTGTTGGTTTCTTAACAACAGCGTTGTCAATTAATACACATTCTGTGTTTTCAGTTATCATTTcttaaattttgattaaatattgtgtaaaatgtaatataatgtccACTGTTCAGCTTTCTGTACATTTcaattttatctgtaaaaagaaaaaaagaaggtaATAAGGAAGAGGTCTGAGGATTGACAAATTCTGTCTgcttctgtctgttttttttttttttcatgagtAAATTgatatggaagcctgtttctgccctctgaaaaaaaataaatgagttAATAGAATAAGAAAATGTCTTTTTGAGATATAAATTGAATACATTGTGAGACATACACAAGTGattattgtgagatataaaatctCAATTATGACAAATAAAGATGTTTTTATGACAAATAAAGATTGTTCAAaggtttttttcatgtttttttttttaatatatacactatCATTCACAAATTTGGGggtggtaagatttttaaaagtctaatttaattgattaaaaatacagtaaaaacagtataataatattacaatttaaaatcatttaaaatgttctttgttaatatattttcaaatgtaatttatctcTGTGATGAtctctgtgtcacatgatccttcagaaatcattctaaaatgctgatttgatgcaTTCCTTATTTTTAGCAATGCTGAAAAAAgttctgctgcttaatatttttgtggaaagagaaaaccgtgatgcatttttttcaggattcttgatgaatagaaagttcaaaagaatggcacttatttgaaatcttttgtaaaattctaaatgtctttaatatcatttttgatcaatttaatgttaccttgctgaataaaagtaactaatttaCTAAACCCAAACCTTAGACAGTAGTGTGCTAGTGAAAAAAGTTGCCTTTACAAAAACATATTCATAATCGTGATATATAAAGTCTATTAGAGTAAAGTGACAATTAcagtaacttttttttccctgtaagGTGGAAACTTTTCAAAAACCCAATGCTACATGTTCTTTATCATACAAAAAGAGTAGAAAGACATTTAAACGAAAAACTAACTTTTTTAGATTGAGTAAAATCATGAATTTTGACTTGCTTTATCATCTTTCATCGCTTAGATGAACATTATAGCATTAAAAGAAACTATAACTACACACAGCCACACACATCTTGAGGAATCTTGCCATTTGAACCTAAGATTTCAAAGATACCTATTCCAACATACTCAAAATGTCACAGACTGGGAGCAAAAAGAGTAGTGATGTTATATGATAATGGAGTTTAGATTGAAATTGTGTTTGTTTGGGCGggagaaaatcatgtttttctaATGTTACACCATCAAATGTCAAAGGTAGCTTTGTGGATGCCAAGGGCTACACAATACTTTAATGAAATTCAAATGGAAGTTTTTATCAATAAAAGCAAGCGCTTGGGAAACTACAATGGCTGCGTTTATTCCTGGCCTCTGTCAACAAATGACATTTAGATCCCCTCTGAATTTCAGAAAGGGTCAAAGCGGTGCACACACAGAGAAGTCTATCAGCAAAATGTATCTGCGCTTCACACAAAGCCTTGCTCACACACACTGACGCATATGTTGGTGTGTGTTGAAGATAACTTACCGGTACTTTCTGGAGCCAGTGGAACCTCATTGTTTTCTATCCTGTGGCAGCGTATTCCAACATCTTCGCTATGAGAGCAATCGTGTCGACCCCACACACTATGTTTACATTCCAGCAAAGAGCTCTCGCTCCCCTCACACTCCACATCGTCCAGCAGAATCAGCCCTGCTCCTTCTCCAAACGCACCAGCGGGGGCGACCTCCGCACCGCCCCTacgtggacacacacacacactcatgatAAATTCCCAATAACATAACGCCACTTTAAATTCTCCCGCAAAATACTTAATGTATACATATAGATCCCATAGAGACACTCATACGCCCACATTGGGCGCTACTATTGTGTAGGACACTTCTACGTGAATTTAATTACTAAATCTCTCCAGCCGGTTGCAAAACAAACCCCTTTTAAGTTCCTAACGTAAGGGGTTTATAATAACTGGGCACTAATTTACTGCAAGTTTGCATGCATAAAAACATGTAAACTTAATCGCTTGTGCAAAAATATCAGAGTTGATCTATTAAGACAGTCTGCTGAGAATTTATTTACATGACTGCATCaccaaatgttatttatttgaaatctaagTTAATCAAGGCCCAACTGTTTAAGTTGATCTGACAGTAAATCATTCCTCAGTTTTAAGTAATATagctactgtatatacacaactACCGGCAGGATGAAAGAATAGCACCTGAATCCCAGCTGTCTGCAGACAACCTGTGCATGCTGCTCCGTCCAGCTGTCATCACACACCGTGCCCCAGTCCCCGGAGTGATATACTTCCAGACGACCTTCCCATGGGTTATCACCGTCTACCAGTCTCACCACACCATCTGAAtgcacatgcaaacacaaactatacacacacacatttcttctCACAGTTTCTTTTTTGCCAATGGAAGTAATAACTGAAACAAAGTCTTATGTCATCCTGAAGGGGTTTATTGTGCGATAAAACTGTAAATCATTCCATTTGCATGACTACTTACCAGATAAATAATAAgtggacatgaaatattgatttgagtcaaatttattttttaatgttagaaCAAAGAGACCAAGGAGCGATACATAATGTAGAAAACTGTTTGCTAGAGAAAACTAGGTTTATTAGGGTAAACTGCACAGAATGTCATTAAAAAGACCAATCAGAATCAGGTATTCCAAAGAACCAAGGCTGtaatgtttgtatgtgtgtgtctatgtATAGAATGAGACCTGTATAGGGATTGCATGACACCCCAGCATCTTCCATATGGTCACAGTTGTGTTGTTCCCATCCGCTGTGACGGCACTCATCCAAAGAGAGCTCATTGCCTGTGCACTGTACTGCGTCCAATTGGATTGGTCCACTTCCCTGCCCGAAATGAGCCCATGACCAGGCTTTAGGGATCCCCCTGGACACCCACAAAGACATATATACAGTCAAAGGAGATATAAGTGCCCTGTAAAGTGGACTTCTGTCATCTTAAGTAAGATTCAAATCCAAAGACAGCACACATGTTCA from Onychostoma macrolepis isolate SWU-2019 chromosome 12, ASM1243209v1, whole genome shotgun sequence encodes:
- the LOC131551138 gene encoding cannabinoid receptor 2; translated protein: MCLYYVYVFFLSSQRAGFDATTDHTTEQGRSTIHNRFIQISITKMMNISCKSIYMVLNSTEKMAIGTICLMIAPLSLLVNVLVLVVIACSRNLRRHPSYLFMGSLALADTIACCCFTINFLDFHLSKSDDSFQKTEYLLKLGGVTMAFTGSVGSLLVMAADRYHAIYKASTYKVLLTRKRALVGIVTLWVVAALISFLPLMGWSCQTCLSCSHLFPYVDRYYLAFFTSLVLVVIVLILVAYALIVWLAHKHEANMSAEHPEVARMRVDIHLAKTFGCVILILLVCWLPVLSFMMTDVVTTELSNPQKRAFAFCSTLCLLNSGINPLLYTLRCRELRVVLKSLVHGLRRC